From the genome of Gopherus evgoodei ecotype Sinaloan lineage unplaced genomic scaffold, rGopEvg1_v1.p scaffold_56_arrow_ctg1, whole genome shotgun sequence, one region includes:
- the LOC115643283 gene encoding olfactory receptor 52B2-like encodes MMPADNHTFFTPVTYILTGILGKEESHVWISIPFCLMYIVTLFGNSLLLFIILTEQSLHEPMYLFVSMLAAADLLLSTTAVPKMLAVFWFRAGEISFTSCLIQMFFIHVSFLAESAILLAMAFDRYVAICDPLRYTMILTNSVIGKMGLAVVTRSFCFIFPLIFLVKQLKFCRTNLLPHTYCDYMAITRLACNDITVIFWYGIAMGILVIGLDAVLIALSYGLILRAVFLLPSKDARLKALRTCSSHLCVILMFYTPAFFSYFAHRLGHIIPGYILNLLANLYVLIPPMLNPIIYGMTTKEILKRVIYVFHWWCRGSSLLS; translated from the coding sequence ATGATGCCAGCTGACAATCACACCTTTTTTACCCCAGTGACCTACATCCTGACTGGTATCCTGGGTAAAGAGGAGTctcatgtctggatctccattccCTTCTGTCTGATGTACATTGTGACACTTTTTGGGAACTCTCTCCTACTATTCATCATACTAACAGAAcaaagcctccatgagcccatgtatctATTCGTGTCCATGCTGGCCGCTGCTGATCTGCTGTTATCTACCACGGCAGTGCCCAAGATGCTGGCTGTATTCTGGTTTAGAGCGGGGGAAATTTCTTTTACTTCCTGCCTGATAcagatgttcttcatccatgTCAGTTTTCTGGCCGAGTCGGccatcctgctggccatggcgtttgATCGGTACGTTGCCATCTGCGACCCCCTGAGATACACCATGATACTAACCAATTCTGTGATTGGGAAGATGGGGCTGGCAGTTGTTACAAGAAGTTTCTGTTTCATTTTCCCTCTCATCTTTCTCGTGAAGCAGCTGAAGTTCTGCAgaaccaacctcctgcctcacacCTATTGTGACTACATGGCCATAACCCGGCTGGCCTGCAACGACATCACAGTCATTTTCTGGTATGGTATAGCCATGGGTATTTTAGTAATTGGTTTGGATGCTGTGCTCATTGCTTTGTCTTATGGGCTGATCCTCAGGGCTGTCTTCCTGCTGCCCTCCAAGGACGCCCGGCTCAAGGCTCTCCGCACCTGTAGCTCTCACCTCTGTGTCATACTGATGTTTTACACACCGGCCTTTTTCTCCTATTTTGCACACCGATTGGGGCACATCATCCCAGGTTATATTCTCAACCTCCTGGCCAACCTCTATGTGCTCATtccccccatgttaaaccccatcatttatgGGATGACAACAAAAGAGATCCTGAAACGGGTGATCTATGTGTTTCATTG
- the LOC115643284 gene encoding olfactory receptor 52B2-like — translation MMSADNHTVFYPVTYILTGISGTEESHFWMAIPFCLMYVVTLFGNSLLLFIILTERSLHEPMYLIMSMLATVDLLLSTTTVPKMLAVFWFRAGEISFAACLTQMFFIHASFIAESAILLAMAFDRYIAICDPLRYTMILTKSVIRKMGLAVVTRSFCILFPHIILMKQLKFCRTNLLPHTYCEYMVIARLACHDITVNVWYGFAVAILVIGLDAVLIALSYGLILRAVFRLPSKDARLKALRTCSSHLCVILMFHISSVFSYYAHRFGHIIPGYILILLANLYVLIPPMLNPIVYGVTTKEILKRVISIFYRCVSRSSLLS, via the coding sequence ATGATGTCAGCTGACAATCACACCGTTTTTTACCCTGTTACTTACATCCTGACCGGTATCTCGGGTACGGAGGAGTCTCATTTCTGGATGGCCATCCCGTTCTGTCTGATGTACGTTGTGACACTTTTTGGGAACTCTCTCCTACTATTCATCATACTAACAGAACGAAGCCTCCATGAACCCATGTATCTAATCATGTCCATGCTGGCCACTGTTGATCTGCTTTTATCTACCACTACAGTGCCCAAGATGCTGGCTGTATTCTGGTTTAGAGCAGGGGAAATTTCTTTTGCTGCCTGCCTGACAcagatgttcttcatccatgCCAGTTTCATTGCTGAGTCGGccatcctgctggccatggcgtttgATCGATACATTGCCATCTGTGACCCCCTGAGATACACCATGATACTAACCAAGTCTGTGATCAGAAAGATGGGGTTGGCAGTTGTCACAAGAAGTTTCTGTATCCTTTTCCCTCACATCATTCTCATGAAGCAGCTGAAGTTCTGCAgaaccaacctcctgcctcatACCTATTGTGAGTATATGGTCATAGCCCGTCTGGCCTGCCACGACATCACAGTCAACGTCTGGTATGGCTTTGCTGTGGCTATTTTAGTAATTGGTTTGGATGCTGTGCTCATTGCTTTGTCTTATGGGCTGATCCTCAGGGCTGTCTTCCGGCTCCCCTCCAAGGACGCCCGGCTCAAGGCTCTCCGCACCTGCAGCTCTCACCTCTGTGTCATACTGATGTTCCACATCTCATCCGTTTTCTCCTATTATGCACACCGATTTGGGCACATCATCCCAGGTTATATTCTCATCCTACTGGCCAACCTCTATGTGCTCATtccccccatgttaaaccccatcgtTTACGGGGTGACAACAAAAGAGATCCTGAAAAGGGTAATCAGCATCTTTTATAGATGTGTTAGCAGAAGCTCCCTGCTGAGCTAA